In Candidatus Caccoplasma merdavium, a single window of DNA contains:
- the radC gene encoding DNA repair protein RadC: protein MEKKEKLVITEWAMEDRPREKLMLKGTRALSSAELIAILIGSGNKRETAVELSQRILNSVGGSLNSLSKLSVDELTRAFDGIGEAKAVSIIAALELGRRRKSEEVAQRRRITTSREAYEWIYPQLADLPQEEFWVVLLSPANRIIDTVRVSQGGTTATLVDMRLLFKPALLQQASSLMLFHNHPSGNCFPSRADDQLTQKIKSAAELFDIRVLDHLIVTDTTYFSYADEGRL, encoded by the coding sequence ATGGAGAAAAAAGAGAAGTTGGTCATTACCGAGTGGGCGATGGAAGACCGCCCTCGCGAAAAACTCATGCTCAAAGGCACGCGGGCGCTCTCTTCGGCCGAGTTGATTGCCATACTCATCGGCTCGGGCAACAAGCGGGAGACGGCCGTGGAGCTTTCGCAACGTATCTTGAATTCTGTGGGCGGCAGCCTCAATTCGCTGAGCAAACTTTCGGTCGATGAGCTCACACGGGCGTTCGACGGCATCGGCGAGGCCAAGGCTGTCAGCATCATTGCCGCCCTCGAACTGGGTCGGCGGCGCAAAAGCGAAGAGGTGGCCCAACGGCGGCGCATTACCACCAGTCGCGAGGCTTATGAGTGGATTTACCCACAGTTGGCCGACCTGCCCCAAGAGGAGTTCTGGGTGGTGTTGCTCAGTCCCGCCAATCGCATCATCGACACCGTGCGGGTGAGCCAGGGCGGGACGACGGCGACGCTGGTCGATATGCGGTTGCTCTTCAAACCGGCGCTTTTGCAGCAAGCCTCCTCGCTCATGCTTTTCCATAATCACCCTTCGGGAAATTGCTTCCCCAGTCGGGCCGATGACCAGTTGACGCAGAAAATCAAGTCGGCGGCCGAGTTGTTCGACATTCGCGTGCTCGACCATCTCATCGTGACCGACACCACCTATTTTTCCTATGCCGATGAGGGCCGGTTGTGA
- a CDS encoding aminopeptidase P family protein, which translates to MKTNDYTSRIAALRQRMSQAGIDAFIIPSADPHQSEYPADRWKSRAWISGFTGSAGTAVITATDGGVWTDSRYFLQAAEELKASGLQLFKEGLPETPSLQAWLAATLPAGATVAIDGTTCSHGEGERMEAYFKSKGLGFKTDFAPFDEIWQGRPGVPSGEAFVYPTTYSGKSLDEKWADVQQAIIAQGGNAILVCALDELAWLLNIRGNDVAYNPVAVGFAYFSASQRILFMDKVKISDEMAAYLRENDIELHPYDSIYAFAQEIPSGDKVVVDPGKTNYQLTHLLPSQQQIRCASPITWLKSLKNETEMKGRREAMVRDGAAMVQFLYWLDTHIGKEPITELDIDEKLREFRSRQPLYKGESFATIAGYREHGAIVHYRATPESSSCLKPEGFVLVDSGAQYLDGTTDITRTIVLGPLTDDEIRDYTLVLKGHIAIATCIFPQGTRGDQIDILARRNLWNVFRNYLHGTGHGVGHFLNVHEGPQNIRLEQNNTPLTPGMVTSNEPGVYLAGRYGIRTENLTLVTEAGESEFGRFYRFETLTLCPIDKRAIDRSLLTCEEIEWLDQYHKMVYERVSPLLDDTHKAWLKNATAPL; encoded by the coding sequence ATGAAAACAAACGATTATACTTCCCGCATAGCGGCATTGCGGCAACGCATGAGCCAGGCCGGAATCGATGCGTTCATCATTCCGAGTGCTGACCCGCACCAGAGCGAATATCCGGCCGACCGCTGGAAATCAAGAGCTTGGATTTCGGGCTTCACCGGCTCGGCCGGGACCGCCGTAATCACGGCCACCGACGGCGGCGTGTGGACCGACTCGCGCTATTTCTTGCAAGCAGCCGAGGAGTTGAAGGCATCGGGGCTGCAACTGTTCAAAGAGGGGTTGCCCGAAACACCGTCGTTGCAAGCCTGGCTGGCAGCCACGCTCCCGGCCGGAGCGACCGTCGCCATCGACGGCACGACCTGTTCTCACGGCGAAGGCGAACGCATGGAGGCTTATTTCAAGAGCAAAGGGCTCGGGTTCAAGACCGACTTTGCCCCCTTCGACGAGATTTGGCAGGGACGCCCCGGCGTGCCCTCGGGCGAAGCTTTCGTCTACCCGACGACATACAGCGGCAAAAGCCTTGACGAAAAATGGGCCGACGTGCAACAAGCCATCATCGCACAAGGAGGCAACGCCATACTCGTGTGCGCGCTCGACGAACTGGCGTGGCTGCTCAACATTCGAGGCAACGATGTGGCTTACAACCCCGTAGCCGTGGGCTTTGCCTACTTCTCGGCCTCGCAGCGCATCTTGTTCATGGACAAGGTGAAGATTTCTGACGAAATGGCGGCTTACCTCCGCGAAAACGACATAGAACTGCATCCCTACGACAGCATCTACGCCTTCGCGCAGGAGATTCCAAGTGGCGACAAGGTGGTGGTCGACCCCGGGAAAACCAACTATCAACTGACCCACCTCCTCCCGTCGCAGCAACAGATACGGTGCGCCTCGCCCATCACCTGGCTCAAAAGCCTCAAAAACGAGACCGAGATGAAAGGACGTCGGGAAGCCATGGTCCGCGATGGCGCCGCCATGGTGCAGTTCCTCTACTGGCTCGACACCCACATCGGCAAAGAGCCCATTACCGAGCTCGACATCGACGAGAAATTGCGGGAGTTCCGCAGCCGCCAGCCCCTCTACAAGGGCGAAAGTTTCGCCACCATCGCCGGATACCGCGAGCACGGGGCCATCGTCCACTACCGCGCCACGCCGGAGAGCAGCAGCTGCCTGAAACCCGAGGGCTTCGTCCTTGTCGACTCGGGCGCCCAATATCTCGACGGCACGACCGACATCACCCGCACCATCGTCCTCGGGCCGCTCACCGACGATGAGATACGCGACTACACCCTCGTACTGAAAGGCCACATCGCCATCGCCACCTGCATCTTCCCGCAAGGTACCCGCGGCGACCAAATCGACATACTGGCCCGCCGCAACCTGTGGAACGTATTCCGCAACTACCTGCACGGCACCGGCCATGGCGTAGGACATTTCCTCAACGTGCACGAAGGGCCGCAAAACATACGCCTCGAACAGAACAACACGCCGCTCACCCCGGGCATGGTCACCTCGAACGAACCCGGCGTCTACCTCGCCGGCCGATACGGCATTCGCACCGAAAACCTCACGTTGGTAACCGAGGCCGGAGAAAGCGAATTCGGACGATTCTATCGCTTCGAGACACTCACCCTCTGCCCCATCGACAAACGGGCCATCGACCGCTCACTGCTCACCTGCGAAGAAATCGAATGGCTCGACCAATACCACAAGATGGTCTACGAACGCGTCAGCCCGCTGCTCGACGACACCCACAAAGCCTGGCTGAAAAACGCCACCGCACCGCTATAA
- a CDS encoding gamma carbonic anhydrase family protein: MALIRKVRGFTPKIGKDCFLAETAVVVGDVTMGDECSIWYNTVLRGDVNTITIGNRVNIQDGSVLHTLYEKSVIEIGNDVSIGHNVTIHGAKICDGALVGMGAVVLDHAVVGEGAIVAAGAVVLSKTVIGPGELWGGTPAKFIKKVDPEQSKELNQKIAHNYLMYSRWYEEE, from the coding sequence ATGGCATTGATAAGAAAAGTGCGGGGATTCACCCCCAAGATAGGAAAAGATTGTTTCCTGGCCGAGACCGCCGTGGTCGTGGGCGACGTAACCATGGGCGATGAATGCAGCATCTGGTACAACACGGTGCTGCGCGGCGACGTAAACACCATCACCATCGGCAACCGGGTGAACATACAGGACGGCTCGGTCCTGCACACCCTCTATGAGAAATCGGTCATCGAAATCGGCAACGACGTGTCGATAGGCCATAACGTCACCATACACGGCGCCAAGATATGCGACGGCGCCCTCGTTGGCATGGGCGCGGTCGTGCTCGACCATGCCGTCGTGGGCGAAGGCGCCATTGTCGCCGCGGGCGCCGTGGTGCTGAGCAAGACCGTCATCGGCCCCGGTGAGCTGTGGGGCGGCACCCCGGCCAAGTTCATCAAGAAGGTCGACCCCGAACAGTCGAAAGAGCTCAACCAGAAAATCGCCCACAACTATCTGATGTACTCACGCTGGTACGAAGAAGAATAG